Genomic DNA from Candidatus Nitronereus thalassa:
TAAGAAAGACCGACCGTACCATGATGGCCACTCCAGCTTGTTCCGCCAGGGGAAACACACGTTCCGCCATCTTTTGGTCAAGAAGGTTGTACGGTACTTGAATCAATGAACAAAGCCCTAAACGAATAGCGGACAGAGCCTCTTCTTCTGTGTAGACAGATGCGCCCCACACCCGCACCTTTCCTTGCTCTGTTGTCCGGGCCATTATTGTTTGCCATTCATTAGACTCCAGAACTTCGACCGTGGCATTGTGGATTTGCACAATATCCAAGGTATCCCGTCGTAATTGCCTCCTGCTATTGTCCAACGATTCATTGATGCTTTTTTCGAATTCCTGTCCCCTTCGCAAGTTTCTATTGGCATCGACCGGAATATTCACTTTAGTCGCAATCACACAATCGGGCCGATCGTTGAGTACACTACCGAGCAACGATTCGCTCGTGCCGTAGTTGGGAGCGGTATCAAAGAGGTTGATGCCTGACTCCGCAGCTTGTGAAATCAAACGAACGGCATCGGATGTTTCCGGACGACCATAAGCCCCCGGCATGGGAATGCCATAATCCAGACCGAGTTCGACGGTCCCCAGTGCGATCTCGGATACCATAATTCCGGTTCGGCCTAAGGCCTTTTGTTCAATTTTACGATTCAAGACATTCATGACTCTGTCAGTCGATAAAAACCTTTTTTCGCTTGTGGACCTTTGAGACGTCGATCGACATCACCCCAGGCCACAGCCTCGGCTATGACAAGAAAGGCATCGGAGACCGCTTCCAAATATTCCGCAACATCTTCCATTTCATGGGCAAAAGAAGGTTTAAACTGATCGCCCGCCAAATATCCTTTTTCCAACATGAGTTGAGAAAACAGCGTCATGAGTTTCACGCCATCCTCATGCATGATGGCAAAATGCGCTAAACTCGGAAGACCATCGACGTGCACGTGAAAACCCACGTGTTCACCGGCTTTTTGCCAACCCATTTTGACCATGTTGCCGATCATGATCAGGTGTGAGGCTACATTCTCTCGACGGTGCTTTCGAATGGTGGCTAACGCGGCCACCGGCCCCATGCGCTCGGTCCAGTTCGTACTACTGATAAAAGTATTTTGGGCTGAATCCATGACTGTCGAGGTGCCAAGTATTGCGGCCATGGGAAATCCATTGGCCATGGCCTTCGCAAACACCGCGATATCCGGCATGATATTCAACAAAAGGTGAATACCTCCGGTGGTCATCCGAAACGCCGTGGTAATTTCATCGAAGATCAACACCGCGCCGGTTTCCGTGGCCAGATCACGGACCTGTTCTAAAAATCCTGGATCAGGATTCTGCCCGCGTTGGGGTTCCATAACAATCGCAGCCAAATCATGGCGATGTTCGTCGACAATTTTTTTCAATTCTTCAATCTGGTTATAGTGGAAGGGAAATGCCGTGCCACGTAAACTCCTGGGGACACCTGCCGGCTCTAACCCTGGCATCAAATGTCCATCAAGGGCATCCACTTCCCCAAGGTTGGCCGCGAGGTACCAATCCCCCCAACCGTGATATCCACAGAATGCAATTTTTTCCCGTTTGGTATGTG
This window encodes:
- a CDS encoding aldo/keto reductase; this encodes MNVLNRKIEQKALGRTGIMVSEIALGTVELGLDYGIPMPGAYGRPETSDAVRLISQAAESGINLFDTAPNYGTSESLLGSVLNDRPDCVIATKVNIPVDANRNLRRGQEFEKSINESLDNSRRQLRRDTLDIVQIHNATVEVLESNEWQTIMARTTEQGKVRVWGASVYTEEEALSAIRLGLCSLIQVPYNLLDQKMAERVFPLAEQAGVAIMVRSVFLKGVLTEKAQWLPATLEPLKNSAEKICGYLEGSWRDVSRMALRFCVSTPGVTTALVGLRTQAELQETLDSIECGPLPTEEFYCAQSWGLSDEPLLNPSSWPE
- a CDS encoding aminotransferase class III-fold pyridoxal phosphate-dependent enzyme: MAILTQHSTPAVSPEHRSSGQRLYERAKRFIPGGTQLLSKRPELILPNQWPTYYAQAQGIEVTDLDGRVFKDMSLMGIGACVLGYADPEVDGAVKAAIDKGVMCTLNVPEEVELAELLCELHPWAQMVRYAKSGGEAMSIAVRIARAHTKREKIAFCGYHGWGDWYLAANLGEVDALDGHLMPGLEPAGVPRSLRGTAFPFHYNQIEELKKIVDEHRHDLAAIVMEPQRGQNPDPGFLEQVRDLATETGAVLIFDEITTAFRMTTGGIHLLLNIMPDIAVFAKAMANGFPMAAILGTSTVMDSAQNTFISSTNWTERMGPVAALATIRKHRRENVASHLIMIGNMVKMGWQKAGEHVGFHVHVDGLPSLAHFAIMHEDGVKLMTLFSQLMLEKGYLAGDQFKPSFAHEMEDVAEYLEAVSDAFLVIAEAVAWGDVDRRLKGPQAKKGFYRLTES